The endosymbiont of Bathymodiolus septemdierum str. Myojin knoll sequence TGTGCTGGGACTAACCCTTTTTTAGATGGCCAAAATTTGGAATAAGAATATAAATTTTTAGGCAGTGAGTACATATTTATCGTATTTTAATAAGGTGTTTTTTGCGACTAATTCTACCTTCTTGCTCAAGAATTTTCAAAGTGCGATAAAAAGTTTCATGTGCTAAGCCGAGTTTTTGTGCCATATCTTTGAGTGAATAGGAAAAATGGAATTCAGAATTTTCATCTACCTCGGAATCGAAAAAAGTTGTTACCCTGTTGTAGGCACTATTGATGCTTTTTATTTCGTTCAATAATCTCAAATCTCGCACTTGCTGGGTGTGGATTTTAAGCAAATCCATTGTGGCATTCGGGTGTTTTTGTAAATATTGCAAAACTGTTGATTTATCAAAAGATAAAACAGTGCAGGGGCAATCACAAATGGCGTGACAATGGTATTTATTGGCAAAAAGAGAGGCTTCAGCAAAGGTTTCGCGCGCGTAGGCAATGTGAATAACCAAGGGTTGCCCATCTGAAGTTTCTCGCACTAATTTGATTCGTCCTTTGTCAAGAAAAAAGAGACGATTAGCCTCTGAATTTTGTTGGAAAAGGTAGTCGCCTTTTTTAAAATTTAGGGTTTTATATTTTAGTATTTCTTTAAACATATTGCCCCGCTACCCAGCCCGAAGACCATGCCCATTGAAAGTTGTAGCCCCCTAGCCAACCAGTAACATCAACTGTTTCACCAATGAAATAAAGGTCTTTTTGTTTATTAGACTCTAGAGTTTTTGAGGACAACTCATTGGTATCTATGCCACCTACGCAAACCTCGGCAGTGCGCATACCTTCAGTGCCACTTGGAGTTAGCGCCCAATGATTGAGTTTTTTACCTAAAGTGATTAAATCTGCTTTTTTAATCTGATTAAGTGCGCTATCTGATAAAGGTTTGTCTAATAATGTATCTGCCAGACGAATCGCCAAACGCTTTGGAAAATAGGCATTTAAAACAGTTTTTAACTCAGATTTGGGGTTACTATCACGCATCTCTAACAGCCAATCGCTTGCTTTCAAATCAGGTAATAAATTAAATACTACGGTATCGCCTTTGCGCCAATAAGAAGAAATTTGTAACACCGCTGG is a genomic window containing:
- a CDS encoding Crp/Fnr family transcriptional regulator, which gives rise to MFKEILKYKTLNFKKGDYLFQQNSEANRLFFLDKGRIKLVRETSDGQPLVIHIAYARETFAEASLFANKYHCHAICDCPCTVLSFDKSTVLQYLQKHPNATMDLLKIHTQQVRDLRLLNEIKSINSAYNRVTTFFDSEVDENSEFHFSYSLKDMAQKLGLAHETFYRTLKILEQEGRISRKKHLIKIR